A section of the Pedobacter sp. HDW13 genome encodes:
- a CDS encoding penicillin acylase family protein: MNKIKALICVIIPIALAFLFNTKLGNTPPLLKFLNPFMGFWQNAENNHFMFNHKAKIKGAIDKIEIVFDDRMIPHIFAQNDHDLYLAQGYVTAMHRLWQMDFQTRFAAGRISEVVGDKAIEVDRYQRRMGMVYGANNSLKGMMADPKAKEMILAYTEGINAYIKTLSKANYPIEYKILDFKPEEWTPVKCALLLKQMSAVLAMGSDEFYMTNILKKFGPEVTKNLFPDYPFREDPIIPVGTKWDFSPLPIPKTPESFTQAQTGEVKTTEKREGIGSNNWALSGSKTASGYPILANDPHLDLTLPSIWYQIQLHAPGVNTYGVSLPGAPGVIIGFNQKIAWGVTNVAADVLDFYQIKFKDSSHNEYWYNNQWKATTKQLEVIKIRGAKDEIDTVFYTHHGPVVYFQKPKYSRANNVPVGDALRWIAHDQSNELMTFYYLNRGKNYADYRKALTFYTAPAQNFVFASIDNDIAITPNGKFPLKWKDQGKFILDGTDPAYDWQGWIPAAQNPTVKNPPRGFVSSANQSSTDTTYPYYINWEFSPYERGKRINDRLGAMSKATMDGIRLMQTDNYSILAQNLVPALLPLLNNEQLNATQKEALSYVSKWNKRYDANQIAASVFEIWTKRLTFDIWADEFEVKGIPMRYPSRDRTVEMILKEPNAPWYDNIHTSKKETLTDLVNEAFKYSCDSLERRFGPINKDWNWANVKQSNVPHLAKIPGFGSKVLQIGGGKSTINALSETNGPSWRMVIELGKKPKGHGVYPGGQSGNPGSKFYDNMIDTWANGQLYDLFYMQSVDDKSGTVISRLKISK; this comes from the coding sequence ATGAATAAAATTAAAGCCCTTATCTGTGTCATAATCCCAATAGCATTAGCTTTTTTATTTAACACCAAATTAGGAAATACGCCTCCTTTACTCAAATTCCTAAATCCTTTTATGGGTTTTTGGCAAAATGCAGAGAACAATCATTTTATGTTTAACCATAAAGCAAAGATTAAAGGCGCTATAGATAAAATAGAAATCGTTTTCGATGACCGCATGATTCCGCACATTTTTGCGCAAAACGATCATGATCTTTACCTAGCCCAAGGCTATGTAACGGCCATGCACCGCCTTTGGCAGATGGATTTTCAAACCCGTTTTGCTGCCGGAAGAATCAGTGAAGTAGTAGGCGATAAAGCCATCGAAGTAGACCGTTACCAACGCCGTATGGGCATGGTTTATGGCGCGAATAACTCTTTGAAAGGCATGATGGCCGATCCAAAGGCTAAAGAAATGATTTTAGCCTACACTGAAGGCATTAATGCTTACATTAAAACCCTTTCTAAAGCCAACTATCCAATAGAATATAAAATACTCGATTTTAAACCTGAAGAATGGACCCCGGTTAAATGTGCCTTATTGTTAAAACAGATGTCGGCAGTTTTGGCAATGGGATCTGACGAGTTTTACATGACCAACATCCTTAAAAAGTTTGGTCCGGAGGTAACCAAAAATCTTTTCCCTGATTATCCTTTCCGCGAAGATCCGATTATCCCCGTAGGTACAAAGTGGGATTTCTCGCCCCTTCCTATCCCTAAAACACCCGAAAGTTTTACCCAGGCTCAAACAGGTGAGGTAAAAACAACTGAAAAAAGGGAAGGTATTGGCAGCAATAACTGGGCTTTATCTGGCTCAAAAACAGCTTCTGGCTATCCAATCCTTGCAAACGATCCACATCTCGACCTGACCCTGCCTTCTATCTGGTATCAGATTCAGTTACATGCACCAGGGGTAAATACGTATGGGGTTTCTTTACCGGGCGCGCCAGGGGTAATTATTGGCTTTAACCAGAAAATAGCCTGGGGAGTAACCAATGTCGCTGCTGATGTACTCGATTTTTATCAGATTAAATTTAAAGACAGTAGTCACAACGAATACTGGTACAACAATCAATGGAAAGCGACCACTAAACAACTTGAAGTAATAAAAATCCGTGGTGCAAAGGACGAAATAGATACCGTTTTTTATACGCACCATGGTCCGGTAGTTTATTTCCAGAAACCGAAATACAGCCGGGCAAACAACGTACCTGTTGGCGATGCTTTAAGGTGGATTGCCCACGACCAATCGAACGAATTGATGACTTTTTATTACCTGAACCGGGGCAAAAACTATGCTGATTACCGTAAAGCACTAACTTTTTATACTGCACCTGCACAGAATTTTGTTTTCGCCAGTATAGATAATGATATCGCCATTACGCCGAACGGAAAGTTCCCCCTAAAATGGAAAGATCAGGGCAAATTTATTTTAGATGGTACCGATCCGGCCTACGACTGGCAAGGCTGGATTCCAGCAGCACAAAACCCAACGGTAAAAAACCCACCACGTGGCTTTGTAAGTTCGGCCAACCAATCTTCTACCGATACCACCTATCCTTACTACATTAACTGGGAATTTTCTCCTTACGAACGTGGCAAAAGAATTAACGACCGTCTGGGTGCAATGAGCAAGGCAACTATGGACGGTATTCGCCTGATGCAGACTGATAATTATAGTATTTTGGCTCAGAACCTGGTACCAGCCTTACTTCCACTACTGAATAACGAGCAATTAAACGCTACGCAAAAAGAAGCATTAAGCTATGTAAGCAAATGGAACAAACGGTACGATGCCAATCAGATTGCAGCAAGTGTGTTCGAAATATGGACCAAGCGCCTAACTTTTGATATTTGGGCTGATGAATTTGAGGTAAAAGGTATTCCTATGCGCTATCCATCCAGAGATCGTACCGTGGAAATGATTTTAAAAGAACCTAATGCCCCTTGGTATGATAACATTCACACCAGCAAAAAAGAAACCCTCACTGATTTGGTAAACGAAGCGTTTAAATACAGTTGCGATAGTTTGGAAAGAAGGTTTGGGCCAATAAACAAAGACTGGAACTGGGCCAATGTAAAACAAAGCAATGTTCCTCATTTGGCTAAAATACCAGGTTTTGGTTCAAAAGTTTTACAAATAGGTGGAGGTAAAAGCACCATCAATGCTTTGTCTGAAACCAATGGTCCTTCATGGCGTATGGTAATAGAACTGGGCAAAAAACCCAAAGGGCATGGCGTTTACCCGGGCGGGCAGTCGGGCAACCCTGGTAGCAAATTTTATGATAACATGATCGATACCTGGGCAAATGGCCAGCTTTATGATCTGTTTTACATGCAAAGCGTCGATGATAAATCGGGCACAGTTATCTCTCGTTTAAAAATTTCTAAATAA
- a CDS encoding Fur family transcriptional regulator, translating to MENNTERFEKLLVKNGLKRTAPRLQVLEILSSRDSATSQPYLEQVMGKDADRVTLYRVLQAFEEKGIIHKVLDQQGTANYAICSEGCSAHDHHDEHVHFNCDNCHKIYCLDSVKIPALKVPAGFKVEHLNLIATGLCANCSDKVN from the coding sequence ATGGAAAACAACACAGAGCGTTTCGAAAAACTTTTGGTTAAAAACGGTTTAAAAAGAACTGCACCGCGCTTGCAGGTGCTCGAGATTTTGAGCAGCCGCGATTCTGCAACTTCGCAGCCTTACTTAGAGCAGGTAATGGGCAAAGATGCGGACCGTGTTACGCTTTACCGGGTTTTGCAGGCTTTCGAAGAAAAAGGGATTATCCATAAAGTGCTCGATCAGCAGGGAACGGCTAACTACGCCATATGTTCAGAAGGTTGCAGTGCGCACGATCATCATGATGAACACGTACATTTTAACTGTGACAACTGCCATAAAATTTATTGTTTAGATAGCGTTAAAATCCCTGCATTGAAGGTGCCGGCCGGATTTAAAGTAGAGCATCTTAACCTGATTGCCACAGGGCTTTGCGCCAACTGCTCTGATAAAGTAAACTAA
- a CDS encoding TonB-dependent receptor, which yields MSRIFTQTFYVLLFVFACNMAAQAQSITVSGTVKDKQSKEGLAGVSLTIKGQTGGTASTSNGSFTFTTTAKVPFTLVASYVGYGTVEQQITGSTTSINFELETAVVLGGDVVVSASRTPERILESPVSIERMSAATIKEIAAPSFYDALNNMKGVESSMQSLTFKSINTRGFNSNGNTRFNQYIDGMDNQAPGLNFSVGNIVGITELDVDNVELLPGASSALYGAGGINGTLLMTSKDPFKYPGASFQYKTGVNHVNDDNSSVQPFNQLDVRMAKSWNNKFGVKAAFSFLQAKDWFGNNYSNFDRISRTAKSGDRNSDTNYDGINVYGDEVSQNMRNVALSVQNATIAGINTNTGGLIPNIKSAMDGAFGAAIPTPIQQAGFLAGLPAALRPAVQNYFPFYVGLKANLIPDQNVSRTGYNEENLVDYDTKSLKVSGGLYYNISNTVQAVAQANWGTGTSVYTGSDRYSLRNFNIGQYKLEIKGEDFFVKAYTTQERSGDSYISSILGSYINELSKPSTTWFPQYIGNYVGARAAGQGDAAAHALARTAANQGRFEPGSAQFIQAKDQIMNTTISASDPSKGIYGAKFDDKSNLYHYEGMYNFTNLFDKVVEFQVGASYRLYDLNSAGTIFNDLLNSIDIKEYGAFGQIGKKFFNDKVKFTFAGRYDKSQNFEGRFTPRITGVFTVAKNNNIRVSYQTGYRNPTTQNQYIDLSVGGGSQRLIGGLPEIMFSKYHLDTNKPYTDVSYRAFLASAAATGTPNPALLQQYNFDAKGVRPESVQSYELGYKGLLLPNLLVDAYGYYNIYKDFITAVDVYQNVGGTFVKFGVPVNAEGEVTSYGGALGLDYLVGKWNVSGNVSYNQIGDLPVNYINDFNTPKIRYNLGLGNKEIIKNFGFNVSYRWQDQFYWNSSFASGQVPAYSSLDAQVSLRIPSVNSVVKLGGSNVLNKYYITSYGNPMAGAIYYLGLTFNP from the coding sequence ATGAGCAGAATTTTTACACAGACCTTTTATGTGTTATTATTTGTGTTTGCCTGTAATATGGCAGCACAGGCACAGAGCATTACGGTGAGCGGAACCGTAAAAGACAAGCAATCGAAAGAAGGATTAGCTGGCGTAAGTTTAACTATCAAAGGCCAGACGGGGGGTACGGCCTCTACAAGCAACGGTAGTTTTACCTTTACTACCACGGCAAAAGTTCCTTTCACATTAGTGGCTTCTTATGTAGGTTATGGTACGGTAGAACAGCAAATTACCGGAAGCACTACCAGTATCAATTTTGAACTCGAAACGGCGGTTGTACTTGGTGGCGACGTGGTGGTTTCGGCCTCGCGTACACCTGAGCGTATTTTAGAGTCGCCGGTTTCTATCGAACGTATGAGCGCTGCAACGATCAAAGAAATTGCTGCTCCATCGTTTTACGATGCCCTAAACAATATGAAAGGGGTAGAGAGTAGTATGCAGAGTTTGACCTTTAAATCCATTAATACACGTGGTTTTAATTCGAACGGTAATACGCGTTTTAACCAATATATTGATGGAATGGATAATCAGGCACCGGGACTTAATTTTTCGGTTGGTAATATCGTAGGTATAACCGAACTTGATGTAGATAATGTAGAGCTTTTACCTGGTGCTTCATCGGCACTTTATGGTGCGGGTGGTATTAATGGTACCTTATTAATGACTTCGAAAGATCCTTTTAAATATCCGGGAGCAAGTTTTCAATATAAAACAGGTGTAAACCATGTTAACGACGATAATAGTAGTGTACAACCGTTTAATCAACTGGATGTAAGGATGGCTAAATCGTGGAACAATAAATTTGGCGTAAAAGCAGCCTTCTCATTTTTACAGGCAAAAGATTGGTTCGGTAATAACTATTCAAATTTTGACCGTATTTCCAGAACTGCTAAATCAGGCGACCGAAATAGCGATACCAATTATGATGGTATAAATGTTTATGGTGATGAGGTAAGCCAAAATATGCGAAATGTTGCTTTGAGTGTACAAAATGCGACAATTGCAGGGATCAATACTAATACAGGTGGTTTAATCCCTAATATTAAATCAGCTATGGACGGTGCTTTCGGTGCGGCTATTCCAACCCCCATACAACAAGCTGGTTTTCTTGCGGGCCTGCCTGCAGCATTACGTCCTGCGGTACAAAATTATTTCCCTTTCTATGTAGGTTTAAAGGCTAATTTAATTCCTGATCAAAATGTATCGAGAACAGGTTATAATGAAGAAAACCTGGTTGATTATGATACCAAATCGTTAAAAGTATCTGGCGGATTGTACTATAATATCAGTAATACTGTACAAGCTGTTGCGCAGGCAAACTGGGGTACAGGAACTTCGGTATATACAGGATCTGACCGTTATTCATTGCGTAATTTCAACATCGGCCAATACAAACTGGAAATAAAAGGCGAAGACTTTTTCGTTAAAGCTTACACTACTCAGGAGCGTTCTGGTGATTCTTATATTTCTTCTATTTTAGGTAGTTACATTAATGAACTTTCAAAACCATCTACAACCTGGTTTCCGCAATATATTGGCAATTATGTAGGGGCAAGGGCTGCTGGTCAGGGCGATGCTGCTGCGCACGCACTAGCCAGAACTGCTGCTAACCAGGGCCGTTTTGAACCAGGATCGGCTCAGTTTATTCAGGCGAAAGATCAGATTATGAATACCACGATCAGTGCTTCTGACCCATCAAAAGGTATTTATGGTGCAAAATTCGATGATAAATCAAACCTATATCACTATGAAGGAATGTACAACTTTACCAACCTTTTTGATAAAGTGGTGGAGTTCCAGGTAGGTGCATCTTATCGTCTTTATGATTTGAATTCGGCAGGAACAATTTTTAACGATTTATTAAACTCTATCGATATTAAAGAATATGGTGCGTTTGGGCAGATCGGTAAGAAGTTTTTTAACGATAAAGTTAAATTTACTTTTGCTGGCCGTTACGATAAGAGCCAGAACTTTGAAGGCAGGTTTACACCAAGGATTACCGGAGTATTCACCGTGGCCAAAAACAACAATATCAGGGTTTCTTACCAAACTGGTTACCGCAACCCAACCACACAAAATCAGTATATCGACCTTTCAGTTGGTGGTGGTTCACAGCGTTTAATTGGTGGTTTACCCGAGATTATGTTCAGCAAATATCACTTAGACACCAATAAACCGTATACCGACGTGAGTTATCGCGCATTTTTAGCCTCTGCTGCAGCTACAGGAACACCAAACCCTGCGCTTTTGCAACAATATAATTTCGATGCAAAAGGTGTTCGCCCTGAGAGTGTACAATCTTATGAGCTAGGTTACAAAGGCTTATTGCTTCCAAACTTATTGGTTGACGCTTATGGTTACTACAATATCTATAAAGATTTTATCACTGCGGTTGATGTTTATCAGAACGTAGGCGGAACCTTTGTTAAATTTGGTGTGCCTGTTAATGCCGAAGGAGAAGTAACTTCTTATGGTGGTGCTTTAGGTCTTGATTATTTGGTTGGCAAATGGAATGTGAGTGGTAACGTTTCTTACAACCAGATTGGAGATTTGCCAGTTAATTACATCAACGATTTCAATACCCCTAAAATCCGTTATAACCTGGGTTTGGGTAATAAAGAGATTATTAAAAACTTCGGTTTTAATGTTTCTTACCGCTGGCAAGACCAGTTTTACTGGAATTCATCTTTTGCCTCAGGTCAGGTACCTGCATACAGTTCTTTGGATGCGCAGGTTAGCTTAAGGATACCTTCAGTAAACTCAGTAGTTAAACTGGGTGGTTCGAACGTATTGAATAAATATTATATTACTTCTTACGGTAACCCAATGGCGGGAGCAATCTATTATTTAGGATTGACCTTTAATCCATAG
- a CDS encoding glycoside hydrolase family 31 protein — protein MEAQNDKPNEISELIEKEQEIQHLNNPVDISVKPIVKQYLGAVKKVKKEGNRFYFSDGDARVEVRVVSDDIIRVRLAPHGVFLDDFSYAVPEVDQKVSVFKMQEHEDHYTISTYAVTCKIDKANFHISFSDNITNVVMVDEANSMHWEENVDFGGYYIYATKKCHPEENFFGLGDKSGNFNLRGRRFENWNTDAYSFGWNQDPLYRTIPFYIGLHNQAAYGIFFDNTFKSYFDFGSEDVNKTSFWADGGELQYYYIHGPHIMDVVKRYATLTGTHPMPPKWTLGYQQCRWSYYPETKVKEIAKQFRERKIPCDAIYLDIDYMDGYRCFTWNKKYFPDPRRMIKELSDDGFKTVVMIDPGIKVDDDYWVFKEGKEKRFFCRRSDDYYMEGHVWPGRCQFPDFTNPKVRTWWGNLYKELVDMGVAGFWNDMNEPAVFGSGTFPNDVRHNYDGYRGSHRKAHNVYGMQMVRSTYEGLKKLMRNKRPFTITRAGYSGMQRYASVWTGDNIATWEHLKIGNIQCQRLSVSGVPFCGTDIGGFSGEPDGELFTRWIQLGTFSPFMRAHSAGDTAEREPWSFGEFFENINRKFIELRYRLMPYLYSVFWEHHRYGFPILRPLVMLEQENISNSFRQDEFCYGDKLLICPVLEQGAISRKVYLPKGTWYNFWTNEILEGGNEYTVDAKIDSMPMFVRAGSVLPEYPVMQYVDEKSITEVVLNIYHSDYEVNSYMYEDHGDTFAYEQDIYLEKKFTVKGDSQTIKVNQRIEGLYTPNYEFYVCNVIGVKFQVKKIIIDNKEVKDFYTDDKHVLHFKCNKNFSEIQILSL, from the coding sequence ATGGAAGCGCAAAACGACAAACCTAATGAAATAAGTGAGCTGATTGAAAAGGAGCAGGAAATACAGCATCTTAACAATCCAGTTGATATATCGGTAAAGCCAATTGTAAAACAATACCTTGGTGCGGTTAAAAAAGTAAAGAAAGAAGGCAATCGTTTTTATTTCTCCGATGGCGATGCCCGTGTAGAAGTGAGGGTGGTAAGTGATGATATTATCAGGGTAAGACTGGCACCACATGGTGTTTTTCTTGATGATTTTTCTTATGCTGTACCAGAAGTAGACCAAAAGGTTTCTGTTTTTAAAATGCAGGAACACGAAGACCATTATACCATCTCTACCTATGCCGTAACCTGTAAAATAGACAAGGCAAACTTTCATATCTCCTTTTCGGATAATATTACCAATGTAGTGATGGTTGATGAGGCCAACTCCATGCACTGGGAAGAAAATGTAGATTTTGGTGGTTACTATATTTATGCGACCAAAAAATGCCACCCTGAAGAGAATTTCTTCGGTTTAGGCGATAAATCAGGGAATTTTAACCTGCGTGGCCGCCGTTTCGAAAATTGGAATACCGATGCCTACTCTTTCGGCTGGAACCAGGACCCGCTATACCGTACCATACCATTTTATATTGGCTTACACAACCAGGCTGCTTACGGTATTTTTTTCGATAATACCTTTAAATCGTATTTCGATTTTGGATCCGAAGATGTAAATAAGACCAGTTTCTGGGCCGATGGTGGTGAGTTGCAATATTATTACATTCACGGGCCACACATTATGGATGTGGTTAAACGTTATGCTACTTTAACCGGTACGCATCCAATGCCTCCAAAGTGGACACTGGGCTATCAGCAATGCCGCTGGAGTTATTATCCGGAAACTAAGGTTAAAGAAATAGCTAAACAATTCAGAGAGCGTAAAATTCCTTGCGATGCCATTTATCTCGATATTGATTATATGGATGGTTATCGCTGCTTTACCTGGAACAAAAAATACTTTCCAGACCCCAGGCGGATGATTAAAGAACTTTCTGATGATGGTTTTAAAACCGTTGTAATGATTGATCCGGGAATTAAGGTTGATGACGACTACTGGGTGTTTAAAGAAGGTAAAGAGAAAAGATTTTTCTGTCGCCGTAGCGACGATTATTATATGGAAGGGCACGTTTGGCCAGGCCGCTGCCAGTTTCCAGATTTTACTAACCCAAAGGTGCGTACCTGGTGGGGTAATTTATACAAAGAACTGGTTGATATGGGCGTGGCCGGTTTCTGGAATGATATGAATGAGCCGGCAGTATTTGGTTCAGGTACCTTCCCGAATGATGTGCGCCACAATTACGATGGTTACCGTGGTTCGCACCGCAAAGCACACAACGTTTACGGCATGCAAATGGTTCGTTCTACTTACGAAGGACTGAAAAAACTAATGCGCAACAAGCGTCCGTTTACCATTACAAGGGCAGGTTATTCGGGTATGCAACGCTATGCCAGTGTTTGGACGGGCGATAATATTGCCACCTGGGAGCACTTAAAGATCGGAAACATCCAGTGCCAGCGTTTATCAGTTTCTGGTGTTCCTTTTTGTGGAACAGATATTGGTGGATTTAGCGGCGAACCAGATGGAGAATTATTCACCCGCTGGATTCAGCTGGGTACATTCTCACCATTTATGAGGGCACACTCTGCAGGCGATACTGCTGAGCGTGAACCCTGGAGTTTTGGCGAGTTTTTCGAAAATATTAACCGCAAGTTTATTGAGCTAAGGTATCGTTTAATGCCTTATCTGTACTCGGTTTTCTGGGAACATCACCGTTATGGTTTCCCGATTTTGAGGCCATTGGTAATGCTTGAACAGGAGAATATCAGTAACAGTTTCCGCCAGGATGAGTTTTGCTACGGCGATAAACTTCTAATCTGTCCGGTGCTGGAGCAGGGAGCCATTTCGCGCAAAGTTTATCTGCCTAAAGGTACCTGGTATAATTTCTGGACCAACGAGATTTTAGAAGGCGGTAACGAATATACCGTGGATGCCAAGATCGACAGTATGCCGATGTTTGTACGTGCAGGTTCTGTTTTGCCTGAATATCCGGTTATGCAGTATGTAGATGAAAAATCGATTACCGAAGTGGTATTGAATATCTACCATAGCGATTATGAAGTAAACTCGTACATGTACGAAGATCATGGCGATACTTTTGCATATGAACAGGATATTTACCTGGAGAAGAAATTTACGGTAAAGGGCGATAGCCAGACCATTAAAGTAAATCAACGCATTGAAGGCTTGTATACACCTAATTATGAGTTTTATGTTTGCAATGTTATTGGCGTAAAATTCCAGGTGAAAAAGATCATCATCGATAATAAAGAGGTGAAAGATTTTTACACCGACGATAAGCATGTATTGCATTTCAAATGCAATAAAAATTTCTCTGAAATTCAGATTTTAAGTCTGTAA
- a CDS encoding acyl transferase: MNLTAENIFSVQNADGFKTLALNIFRFQAQNCKVYGEYIHHLRVDVEQVKTIEQIPFLPISFFKSHSILSSEAPIEITFSSSGTTGMVQSSHHVTDVKLYEQSYLQAFALFYGNVSEYCFLALLPSYQQRAGSSLIYMVNDLIEKSGHAQSGYFLYNHDDLMQTLLDLKSKKQKTVLIGVTYALLDFIEQHDIDFPELIVMETGGMKGKRKEMVREELHEQLTKGFGVKSIHSEYGMTELLSQAYSLGDGVFNCPNWMQVLIRDTNDPLSLVAEGRTGGINVIDLANLNSCSFIATQDLGKINPDQSFEVLGRFDHADIRGCNLLVQ; this comes from the coding sequence GTGAATTTAACAGCTGAAAATATATTTTCTGTACAGAATGCCGATGGGTTTAAAACGCTCGCCTTAAACATTTTCAGGTTTCAGGCCCAAAACTGTAAAGTATATGGGGAGTACATCCACCATTTACGTGTTGATGTTGAACAGGTGAAAACAATTGAGCAGATTCCTTTTCTGCCCATCAGTTTTTTTAAAAGTCATTCTATTTTAAGCAGCGAGGCTCCTATCGAAATAACCTTTAGCAGTTCGGGCACAACCGGCATGGTGCAAAGCAGCCACCACGTTACGGATGTTAAATTATATGAGCAAAGTTACCTGCAGGCCTTTGCCCTGTTTTATGGCAATGTTTCCGAATATTGTTTCCTGGCATTGTTACCTTCCTATCAACAAAGAGCAGGTTCATCTTTAATTTACATGGTTAACGATCTGATTGAAAAAAGTGGGCATGCTCAAAGTGGTTATTTTTTATACAACCACGATGATCTGATGCAAACCCTGCTCGATCTGAAATCGAAAAAACAGAAAACAGTTTTGATCGGTGTAACCTATGCCCTCCTCGATTTTATAGAACAGCATGATATCGATTTCCCGGAGCTGATTGTAATGGAAACTGGCGGCATGAAAGGGAAACGCAAAGAAATGGTACGCGAAGAATTACACGAGCAGTTAACCAAAGGCTTTGGCGTAAAATCGATTCACAGCGAATACGGAATGACCGAGTTGCTTTCGCAGGCCTATTCTTTAGGCGATGGGGTATTTAACTGTCCGAACTGGATGCAGGTCTTAATCCGCGATACCAATGATCCTTTAAGCTTGGTAGCTGAAGGCCGTACCGGTGGCATTAATGTAATCGATCTGGCTAATCTCAACTCCTGTTCTTTTATTGCAACGCAAGATCTGGGCAAAATAAATCCTGACCAGAGTTTTGAGGTACTGGGTAGGTTCGACCATGCCGATATCAGGGGCTGTAACCTTTTGGTGCAGTAA